AGTTGCTGGAAGTATGATTGTGCTTTTTCTTTCATATCAACTATTCGCACAAACTTATCCGTGATGATACTTTTTACTTTCTTGTCTCACCGTCTCAACAAGCAACTTTGCATTTTCTACCGGCGTGTTGGGCAAAATTCCGTGACCAAGATTGAAAATATGTCCATCGCCGCTTCCGAATTTTTCTAAAATCGTTTTCGTTGCTGAAATTATTTTTTCCGATTTAGAAAGTAACATTATCGGGTCAAAATTTCCTTGCAGCGCAGTTCTTCCGCCGACAATATATTTCGCAACAGAAATATCCATCGTCCAATCCACGCCAACAACATCGCAATTTGTTTTTACTAAATCATCGAGCCACATTCCGCTGCCTTTCGAAAAAAAAATAATCGGAATCGTGTTCCCGAATTTTTCTTTTACATCAAAAATAATTTTCTGAACATAACGCAAAGAAAATTCCCGCAACTCTTCATAACCCAACATTCCTCCCCACGTATCAAAAATTTGTATTGCATCAGCACCGGCATTTATTTTTGCAATTAAATATTGCGAAACAGCAGAAGAAATTTTCTCCAACAATTTGTGCGAAAGTTTCGGCTCGTTGAACAACATTGTTTTCGCTTTCACAAAATCTTTCGTTCCGTTTCCCTCGACCATATATGCAAACAATGTCCACGGCGAACCGGAAAAACCAATGAGCGGAACGCGATTGTTCAATATTTTTTTTGTCAGCGAAACTGCATCGAGAACGTATTTCAATTTATCCGATGGTTCGGGAATAATCAATTTGTCAATGTCGCTTTCTGAAGAAATTGCTGTTTCAAATTTTGGTCCGCTTCCCTCGTTCACGAATAATTTCATCCCCATCGCTTCTGGAATCACGAGAATGTCAGAAAAAATTATTGCCGCATCCACGCCGACAATATCTACAGGTTGCATCGTAACTTCTGCGGCGAGTTCGGGCGTTTTGCACATCGTAAGAAAATCATATTTCGCTCGCACTGCGCGGTATTCGGGCAAATATCTTCCTGCTTGCCGCATCATCCAAATCGGCGTGCGCTCTGCATGTTGTTGAAAGCACGCTCGAAGAAATAAATTGTTTGAAAATTTTTGCATTAAAGATTTCTGATTATTGAATTGAGTTTAATGATTGTTGAAAAATATTTTCGATAAATTGAATTTGATTTGAAGAGAATCCATTTTTCACACATGCTCTTTTTGTCGTTTCTCCAATTACTGCGATGGTAATTTTTGTGTTGTGAATTGTAGTCGGAAATTCTTCAAGAAAATATTTTACGCTCGACGGAGAGAAAAATGTAATGATGCCAATAAGATTGTGCAAAAACTGAAATTGAATTTCTTTTTTCATTGATTCGTTGACAGTTGTTTTCACCGTTTGATAAACAATGATTGAATCAAGGCGCATATTGTTTTCCCCAAACGTATTTTCTATGGTTGAATCAGTTAAATTACCATGAGGAAATAGAAAGTTCTTATCTATTCCATTCGATTCAGTTATGATTTTCTTTGCTAATTCTTTTGAATCAAATTTTTCAGGTAAGGTTGAAACGGCGAATCCGTAATTAGAAATTATTTCTTGCGTTTTATTTCCAACAACATGAAATGTTTTTCCTGAAAGTTTTTGAAGCGGAAAATATTTTTCAAATCGCTTAAAGAAAAATTCTACTCCGTTTGTGCTTGTGAAAATTAAGTCCGTGTAGTTTTCGATTTGTCGAATTGCGTTGTCTGTTTCGTCCCAAGAATTCGGTTCGGCAATTTCAATCGTCGGGAAAAAGATTGGCTCGTGGTGCAAAGTAATAAGTTGATTCGCAAATTCTTTCGATTGTTCTTTCGCGCGAGTAATTAAAACCTTCATTTGCGAATTTCTTCAAGAATTTTATCTCCGCCTTTTGCAAGCAACGTTTCTGCAAGTGAAATTCCGAGCAATTCTGCTTCATCAATTATTCCACTTATCGAATAGCGAAGTAATATTTTACCATTTAAACTTGCAATCATTCCTTGCAAAAAAAGTTTTTCATTTACTACAGTTGCGTTTGCTCCAATTGGGATTTGACAACCTCCTTCAAGTCGTCGGAGAAATGAACGCTCTGATTTTGTCGCAATTTCCGCTTCACTGTGATTGATTGTTGCGACAACCTGTTTTGAAATTTCATCTTCGTTTCGTGTTTCAATTCCGATTGCCGCTTGTCCAACTGCAGGCAGTAAAATTTCCGTAGAAACAATTTCTGAAATTCGTTCTTCGTAATTCATTCGTTTCACGCCAGCATACGCAAGAAGCATCGCATTCCAATTCGATTCATCGAATTTTTTGAACCGCGTATCAACATTGCCACGTAAGTCAACTATTTGTAAATCGTTTCTGTAATGCAGCAATTGCGACGTTCTTCGTAAACTTCCCGTTGCAACGATTGCATTTTTCGGAAGTTCTGAAAGTTTCATATTATTTTTGGAAATCAAAACATCGTTTGGTTTCTCTCGTTCTAAAACGCTTGCTAACAATAGTCCATCCGGAAGTTGTGTGGGTAAATCTTTTAAACTGTGAACAGCAAAATCAATTTCTTTTTTGAGTAAAGCGTTTTCCAATTCTTTTGTGAACAATGCTTTGTCTCCGATTTGAGAAAGCGGCGAATCAAGAATTTTATCTCCGGTCGTTTTGATAATGTTGATTTCAAAAATAATTTCGGGGAAATATTTTTCGAGTTGCGTTTTGACAAAATTCGTTTGCCACAATGCGAGTTTGCTTCCGCGTGTTCCGATGATGAGTTTTGTTTTCATATTCCATTTCCCTAAACCATAAATGGTTTCACTGGGCAAAGAAAGTCAGATAAATCTGACTGATGATAAATGAGAGAGTAGAGAAACATTTTTGATTCTTTCTTTGTTCAGTGTGAATATTTATATTCACGAAAGACTGAATTTTATTCGACATTCTTTTTTTTCAATCCAAACAAGTGTTTCACAAACATATTCATTGTACGAGTATCAAAATTTGTTTGTCCGTTTATTTCTTTCATACTTACTGTTGGCGTATGCAAAATTTTATTGATAATGGATTTTGTTACCATATCAACTTTTTCTAATTCGCTTGAAGAAAGTTTATTTCTATTTTTTTCGATTTCACTTGTGCGAATTTCTTCAAATCTATCGCGAAGCATTTTAATTGTTGGCGTAATATCAAGCGACTGATACCATTGAATGAAATCGCGCAATTCTTCTTCTATTATTTTTTGCACTTTCGGAATTTCTGCAATTCGCCGTTCACGATTGGTGTGAGAAATGAGTTCGAGCGAATCCATATCATCAAGAAAAACGTTTTCAATTTCGCGTACGCTTGGTTCAATATTCCGTGGAACGCCAATATCAATGATGAGCAACGGCTTTGATGAACGCAACGTCATCGCTTTCTTTATTTGTTGCGAAGTCAAAATAAAATCCGGTGTATTGATAGAACTAATTACAATATCAACGTCGCGCAGTTTTTCCGTAATTGCTTCAAGTGGTATTGCTTTTCCTTTAAACTCACTCGCAAGTTTTTCTGCTTTCTCCAACGTGCGATTTGCGATGGTAATATCAGTAACGCCACGAGCGAATAAATTTTTTGCAGAGAGTTCCGCCGTTTCTCCGGCGCCAATTAATAATGCTTTCTTTTTGGAAAGGTCAGCGAATATTTTTTCGGAAAGTTCGACTGCGGCGTAACTTATAGAAACTGCGCCATCGCTGATTTTCGTTTCTGTTCGCGCGCGTTTTCCAACTCGCAATGCTGAATGAAACATGTGATGCATCAATGTTCCCGCAGTTTCTTTTTCCACAGCGAGTTCATACGCTTCTTTTACTTGTTTTAAAATTTGGTCTTCTCCAACAAGCAAGGAATCAATTCCCGCAGCAACTTCAAAAATATGACGCACGGCTTCAAACGAATGTTGCGTGTAGAAATGATTATTGGAAATCGTGTCTTGTGCCGATTTATGTTCAATCAAATAATTGATGATGTTTTCCGGTTTTTCATTTTCCGTTTCAACAACACCAACGAGTTCCGTGCGATTACACGTTGAAAGTAACACTCCCTCTTTCAAATACTGATGAACGAGTTCCGGCAAAATCGGGCGCGCTTCGTCGAGAGTGTAATACAACTTCTCGCGGATTTCTACTGACGCGGTTTTGTGATTGAGGCCGATGAGTACTAATTCATTCATTTGAAAAAGTTATTTGTCATTTGTTATTTGTTATTAGTAATAAGTTGTTCACGAATGACTAATGACAAATTACAAATGACTTTAGTAAAACTTATGAAATCCGGAAATAACATTCGACAATGCCATCGAAAGAAATGTAACGAGAAAACCAATCATCGAGAGAATAGCAATTCTTCTTCCTTGAAAACCGACAAACTTTTTCGCTGCAAGTCCAACAGCATATAAAAGCCAAATAAAAAATGTTCCGAGAACTTTTGCATCGGAATAACAAATTTCTGGAAACGCTTGCGGCAACCACACAAAACCAATTCCGATAACGAGCGAGAGAGCAACAAATCCGACAATAATTGCTTTTAAAGTGAGCGTTTCTAACGATTCAAGATTTGGAAGGTTGCGATAAATATTATCGAATGTACGCGTGCGAATTTTTTTATACAACATTACATAAAGCAAACCGTAAATTGCAGAAAGCGCAAACGCAGAATAACCGAGCAACGCAGAAACAATATGAAAGGCGAGCAATTCGCTTTGCAAAATATCGTTCATTCCATAGTGATTCGGGGCGAAGATAGAAGAAGTTGAAACGAGAACACTGGAAATAATAAGAACAAAAAATCCTGTGTTTTTTACCCCGGAAATTATTTCTGTAAAAATGTACGCGCCCGCGAGTGTGAATCCAAGAACGCCCAGCAATTCAAGTGAAGACGTTACGGGAATGTGTTGTAATTCAGCGGTTCGTAAAATGAAAAAAATGCAATGTAAGAGCAGTGTGACACCAAGATATAACGTCTTCAGTGTGCCGGACCGAGTATCGTTATTAAAAAATTCACGGCCATATCTCCACGAAGTTGCCAGATAAAGCAAGGGAACAAGATATTGTAGGGCGATGATAGTGAATGGCATTTGTAATTCAAAATTTCGGCGAAAAATATACGAAGACGAGTTCGATTACCTTCTTGGAAAGTTTCTCAAAGATGAAATTTATGAGGAATATTTTTGAGAATCGCAGTGTGAACATTGATAAAATTCGCTTAAATGGTTTTTGTTTCACAATTAGAAGCGAGATTCAATTAGAATAATATCAAGTTGTATGCCAAATTATGATTGAGGCAGAACCAAAATTAAAATGGATCAAGTAAAGCAGCAAACGGCTGAATATGCAATGAACACACACACGTTTTGCATCGTTCAAGAGAATAATTCTTTACGTCGTTTCTTGTCTTTCTAATGATGGAATTATTGAGCAACGAATTGAATGAATCGTTGCGAACATTTCCAAATTGCGGAAGGAAAAAGCATGGCTGCATTTCTCCCGTTGAAGTAATTACTGTTGAAACATTCGGTGCGTTGCAATGCACAAGCGGAAAAGAATTTTTACCGAGCAATGCTTCAAAATATTGTACACGGTTTCGTAACGATTGCGGAGAATCGGAAATAAATTTTGTTTCGAAGTCGGTTTTGTGTTTTGTAGTGAGTTCTTCGATGCTTGCGCGAAATTCTTTTACTTCGTATTCGTTTAACATTATTTCTTCCTTGTTTGCAATTTCATCTTTATTGAATCTTCCAAAACTATCGGAAAGAACATCGGCGGAAAGAAACGAAATGCGATTGACATTCCACGATTTCGCAACGTTAATCATTTTTGAAATTAGGCGAAAATTTTTCTTCTGAATAACATAACGAATTGAAAGTTGTGGATGATATTTTTGTGTTGCAACTTTTTTTATTCCCTTTTCAATTTGAGCGAATGCTTCCAAACCGCGAATGGCATTGTGTATTTCTGCATTCGGTCCATCGAGTGAGATAATAATTTCTGAAAAATATTTTCCAACTTCATCATAACGTTTTTCGAGAAGTAATCCGTTGGTGAGTAATGTTTGTTTTACGTTGAGTTGAGAAAACGTTTCGCAAATCGATGGAAAATCTTTTCGCAGTAATGGTTCGCCGCCGGAATAAACGATATGCCGTAAATCAAAATTTTTAAGTTGTTGCGCGAGTTGTCGAATTTCAGAAAGCGAAAGTTCATTTGGCAACGGCTCGCGATACGAACACATTACACATTGCAAATTACATCCTTCCGTTACATAAAGAATAACAATCGGAAGCGAATAAGCGCGATTGGAAAGCGTGTTGAGAAAAGCGCGAAAGTTCACTGTTCTAAAACTTGTACTTTACTAACGGGAAAATCGGCTCACTTTTATCTGGCTCGTGAATTCGCACCATAATTGTTCCCGTACTATCTTTACTCCCTTGTAAATACAAATCTTTCAGCAGAGACAAATCGAAAATTAGTTTTTCAGTAATAATCATTTTGCAATTACTTTCATAATGAATGCCTTTTGAAAGATATAATTCCGCTTGAGCCGGAAGAGATTCAAGAAATACTTTATATCCGTACAGCGAAAAACTATCTTGTTCACAGCTTGCATAACTCACGAAAAGTTGTAATGAATCAGCAACTATAAACGTCGAATCAATTGTAACTTCATCGGAAAATAAATTCACTGAGTCTCTATCATCGAAAAGAATAATTGATCCAGTTTGTGAAACTTTGTATAACTGTTGCGCAAAAGTTGTATTTCCATAGAAAACAAAAATTGCAATTGATGTTGAAACGAAAAATATTTTTCTCGTACAAATTTTTTTGAAACCTAACATCTAAAACCTAAAACCCAATTTCAAAACCCTTCCAACTCCGGCTGACGATATTTCAACCAAAATTTTTGCAACGCTTTTATTTCGTACGGAAAATCGTAAAGTTGCAATTTGTAGCGGAACGAAGAAACTGCGCTGATTATATTGCGTTTGAGCGGCGTGAGTTTTATGTCAGAAAGCGTTGGATGATAACCGTTCAACACCGTTTCAAAGTTTTTTATTTTATCAATCATAGAGGGTTTGAGCCAAGGCGTGAGCGGATTTTTTCGTAAGTCAAAATTTTCCCACTGCGGCGAAATCCAATCCTCCAATTTTTCGGGAAAATGAAATCCCGATTGCTTAACTTCCTCGTAAAGTTCAGAACCTTCCGTCGGCACGGGACTTAAAACATAAATAATAATTTCCGTATCGGGATTGATTTCTTTGATGGTGCGAATAAAATTGATGTCCTCATCAATTTGTTTGTTCACTTCTTCTTCCGTGTCGGCGGGAGTTCCCAGCACAAACGAATATTCAGGAATAATATCAAAGCGTTTCATTCGCGCGGCAAACTTTTTTATCTGTGCGCCGGTTTGCGTTCCGCCTTTATCCATTTTTTTCAGAATCGCATCGTTGCCTGTTTCTGCGCCGAAGAAAATCATTTTACATCCAGATTCGCGCATCGTTGCTAAACTTTCATCGGAATATTTATCGATCGTATCAATGCGTCCTTCGCCCCACCAAATCATTTTTTCTTTATTGACGAGTTGTGAAAATTCCACCGTGCGTTTTTCCGAAACAAAAAAATTGTTGTCGTGAAACTCAATCGCATTGCCGCCGAATTGTTCTTTCAAATATTTGATGTCGTTGTAAATTAGTTGCGCGGATTTTCCTTTCCATCGCGCGT
The nucleotide sequence above comes from Ignavibacteria bacterium. Encoded proteins:
- a CDS encoding uroporphyrinogen decarboxylase, producing the protein MQKFSNNLFLRACFQQHAERTPIWMMRQAGRYLPEYRAVRAKYDFLTMCKTPELAAEVTMQPVDIVGVDAAIIFSDILVIPEAMGMKLFVNEGSGPKFETAISSESDIDKLIIPEPSDKLKYVLDAVSLTKKILNNRVPLIGFSGSPWTLFAYMVEGNGTKDFVKAKTMLFNEPKLSHKLLEKISSAVSQYLIAKINAGADAIQIFDTWGGMLGYEELREFSLRYVQKIIFDVKEKFGNTIPIIFFSKGSGMWLDDLVKTNCDVVGVDWTMDISVAKYIVGGRTALQGNFDPIMLLSKSEKIISATKTILEKFGSGDGHIFNLGHGILPNTPVENAKLLVETVRQESKKYHHG
- a CDS encoding uroporphyrinogen-III synthase codes for the protein MKVLITRAKEQSKEFANQLITLHHEPIFFPTIEIAEPNSWDETDNAIRQIENYTDLIFTSTNGVEFFFKRFEKYFPLQKLSGKTFHVVGNKTQEIISNYGFAVSTLPEKFDSKELAKKIITESNGIDKNFLFPHGNLTDSTIENTFGENNMRLDSIIVYQTVKTTVNESMKKEIQFQFLHNLIGIITFFSPSSVKYFLEEFPTTIHNTKITIAVIGETTKRACVKNGFSSNQIQFIENIFQQSLNSIQ
- the hemC gene encoding hydroxymethylbilane synthase; this translates as MKTKLIIGTRGSKLALWQTNFVKTQLEKYFPEIIFEINIIKTTGDKILDSPLSQIGDKALFTKELENALLKKEIDFAVHSLKDLPTQLPDGLLLASVLEREKPNDVLISKNNMKLSELPKNAIVATGSLRRTSQLLHYRNDLQIVDLRGNVDTRFKKFDESNWNAMLLAYAGVKRMNYEERISEIVSTEILLPAVGQAAIGIETRNEDEISKQVVATINHSEAEIATKSERSFLRRLEGGCQIPIGANATVVNEKLFLQGMIASLNGKILLRYSISGIIDEAELLGISLAETLLAKGGDKILEEIRK
- a CDS encoding glutamyl-tRNA reductase, translating into MNELVLIGLNHKTASVEIREKLYYTLDEARPILPELVHQYLKEGVLLSTCNRTELVGVVETENEKPENIINYLIEHKSAQDTISNNHFYTQHSFEAVRHIFEVAAGIDSLLVGEDQILKQVKEAYELAVEKETAGTLMHHMFHSALRVGKRARTETKISDGAVSISYAAVELSEKIFADLSKKKALLIGAGETAELSAKNLFARGVTDITIANRTLEKAEKLASEFKGKAIPLEAITEKLRDVDIVISSINTPDFILTSQQIKKAMTLRSSKPLLIIDIGVPRNIEPSVREIENVFLDDMDSLELISHTNRERRIAEIPKVQKIIEEELRDFIQWYQSLDITPTIKMLRDRFEEIRTSEIEKNRNKLSSSELEKVDMVTKSIINKILHTPTVSMKEINGQTNFDTRTMNMFVKHLFGLKKKNVE
- a CDS encoding radical SAM protein, which produces MNFRAFLNTLSNRAYSLPIVILYVTEGCNLQCVMCSYREPLPNELSLSEIRQLAQQLKNFDLRHIVYSGGEPLLRKDFPSICETFSQLNVKQTLLTNGLLLEKRYDEVGKYFSEIIISLDGPNAEIHNAIRGLEAFAQIEKGIKKVATQKYHPQLSIRYVIQKKNFRLISKMINVAKSWNVNRISFLSADVLSDSFGRFNKDEIANKEEIMLNEYEVKEFRASIEELTTKHKTDFETKFISDSPQSLRNRVQYFEALLGKNSFPLVHCNAPNVSTVITSTGEMQPCFFLPQFGNVRNDSFNSLLNNSIIRKTRNDVKNYSLERCKTCVCSLHIQPFAALLDPF
- a CDS encoding B12-binding domain-containing radical SAM protein gives rise to the protein MSSPKKNKILLFNPRAAEHKPRIPNSVLQVAASIDRLYDWVIVDGNLECDAFSKILSHLESNEFGYFGCTTMPGPQLKQAIPFSKIIREKFPNIKIIWGGYFPSNQPNVVLNSGFVDFIINGPGDKVFPELIDAFENNTPYEHLHNLIFKKGNEIVITPKDEIYEQDSLPALPYEKLNNFYNIKKYLGKTFLGTKTIAYHSSFGCPFTCSFCAVVPIYNARWKGKSAQLIYNDIKYLKEQFGGNAIEFHDNNFFVSEKRTVEFSQLVNKEKMIWWGEGRIDTIDKYSDESLATMRESGCKMIFFGAETGNDAILKKMDKGGTQTGAQIKKFAARMKRFDIIPEYSFVLGTPADTEEEVNKQIDEDINFIRTIKEINPDTEIIIYVLSPVPTEGSELYEEVKQSGFHFPEKLEDWISPQWENFDLRKNPLTPWLKPSMIDKIKNFETVLNGYHPTLSDIKLTPLKRNIISAVSSFRYKLQLYDFPYEIKALQKFWLKYRQPELEGF